From one Lolium rigidum isolate FL_2022 chromosome 4, APGP_CSIRO_Lrig_0.1, whole genome shotgun sequence genomic stretch:
- the LOC124647876 gene encoding poly [ADP-ribose] polymerase tankyrase-2-like, which yields MTRPRREFPYAPGTPQSELLVAAAVGDLALLERMARKLDGGRGRLAETVEAVKDHGAGALHLAAGNKQAEVCEYLVEDVRVDVDALDICGRTPLVWAITCKDGHVDIVSYLLDHGANPDNVDKTGFTPLHEAAKKGHCEVVELLLSRGAYVDPFSTDNGTPLHVAAKHKQDSVMKILLDHHADVSSTIRFLTVFSQLYLIILGHLLSLFLTVLFCYFISGI from the exons ATGACGCGCCCCAGACGTGAATTCCCCTACG CTCCCGGGACGCCCCAGAGTGAGCTCCTCGTCGCGGCGGCCGTGGGCGACCTCGCTCTCCTCGAGC GGATGGCGAGGAAGCTCGATGGTGGTCGCGGCCGCCTCGCGGAGACGGTGGAAGCCGTTAAAGATCACGGCGCTGGGGCGCTGCACCTCGCCGCCGGAAACAAGCAGGCGGAAGTGTGCGAGTACCTGGTCGAGGATGTCCGGGTGGATGTGGATGCCCTTGACATATGCG GTAGAACACCTCTGGTTTGGGCAATTACTTGTAAAGATGGACACGTGGATATTGTCAGCTAccttcttgatcacggtgccaatcCAGATAATGTCGACAAAACAGGGTTTACTCCTCTCCATGAGGCTGCCAAAAAAG GGCACTGTGAAGTAGTAGAACTCTTGCTCTCTAGAGGCGCTTATGTCGATCCATTTTCGACTGATAATGGAACACCGTTGCACGTTGCTGCTAAGCATAAGCAGGACAGCGTCATGAAGATTTTGCTAGATCACCATGCAGATGTAAGTTCCACTATACGTTTCCTTACAGTCTTCTCACAGCTGTATTTGATAATCTTGGGCCATCTGCTTTCTCTATTTCTCACAGTTCTGTTTTGCTATTTTATCTCTGGAATCTGA